In one Candidatus Nanopelagicus limnes genomic region, the following are encoded:
- the mfd gene encoding transcription-repair coupling factor yields MKSILNLLREPIQKYLDQNENLIAPAATHSLLCINQNSPILVVTTSTRTANELAQELTSLEGGDQVINFPAWETLPHERLSPKSDTVTARFKALNDLRNKKSKYIVCSIRALLQPIIANDVENSQIRIKKNESVSMADLIEQLSRFGYLRSDLVEKRGDFAVRGGILDLFPPDQEHPIRIDFFADEIDELTYFAISDQRSLDAIASEVVIYPCRELIIDEGVKARAKVLGEKFPQINELAQKLSEGITFEGMESLAAGVVSDFKSILDYLPSGCQIWLIDEPRIKTRSVDLINTNQEFLEAAWSNLAWSDQVDLQVPLDLSEELGRGGFYELAEIYSQAKKSQFTIRNLNLYAATPEDIPLDFLAEIENYGNKYEVAVEEIAQWNNEGYQVVFTAAANGTLKRFSELLNAASISNQILKINQASQDGLVNLVQSDLKHGFISDEFKLVVVTDKDISGQRSSDKDLARMPSRRKKSIDPLQLKVGDFVVHEQHGVGKYLELINRTIAGISREFLVIEYASSKRGQPADKLFVPTDTLEQVTKYVGGEAPALHRIGGADWQNSKRKARKAVKQIAAELIRLYAARMSAPGFAFSPDTPWQKELEDSFAFVETIDQQATIDEVKRDMEKPNPMDRIVCGDVGYGKTEIAVRAAFKAVQDGKQVAILVPTTLLVQQHFNTFSTRYAGFPVKLAALSRFNTAAQTKEVIAGLKSGVVDVVIGTHRLLSKDVEFANLGLLVVDEEQRFGVEHKEELKKARTNVDVLAMSATPIPRTLEMAITGIREMSNITTPPEERHPVLTYVGPYDEKQVSAAINRELLRDGQIFFIHNRVESIEAVAERIKKLVPGIKIGIAHGQMNERVLEEVILSFWNREFDLLLCTTIIESGIDIPNANTLIVDRSDLFGLSQLHQLRGRVGRSRERAYAYFLYPTEQPITELAHDRLTTIATNTDLGAGMQVALKDLEIRGAGNLLGGEQSGHIAEVGFDLYMRMVADAVDEFKTGYFDEKPKNNECKVELPVNAHLPIEYIESERLRLDLYRRIADAQNDEALAEISGELVDRFGPIPEAALELMAVASLRLFAKSLGLTDVAISGKNLRLTPVVLPESAQIKLSRIYPGSIYKNATQILLVARPSTPNWMESASVGDTSTLTWVNSVLKELIEPIKLRSGS; encoded by the coding sequence ATGAAAAGCATACTTAACCTTTTGCGTGAGCCAATTCAAAAATACTTAGATCAAAATGAAAATCTGATTGCACCTGCGGCCACTCACTCACTACTGTGCATAAACCAAAACTCACCAATTTTAGTTGTTACTACCTCAACGCGTACCGCTAACGAATTGGCGCAGGAGCTAACTTCTCTTGAAGGTGGCGATCAAGTTATTAACTTTCCAGCATGGGAAACTTTGCCGCACGAGCGTCTTAGCCCTAAATCTGACACAGTTACCGCAAGATTTAAAGCTTTAAATGATTTAAGAAATAAAAAAAGTAAATACATAGTTTGCTCAATTAGAGCGTTATTACAACCAATAATTGCAAATGATGTGGAAAATTCTCAAATAAGAATCAAAAAAAATGAGTCTGTAAGTATGGCTGATCTAATTGAGCAATTATCTAGATTCGGTTATTTAAGATCTGACTTAGTGGAAAAGCGTGGAGATTTTGCAGTTAGAGGTGGAATTTTGGATTTATTCCCACCTGATCAAGAACATCCAATTCGAATAGATTTTTTTGCAGATGAAATAGATGAACTCACTTACTTTGCTATCTCAGACCAGCGATCATTAGATGCCATCGCAAGTGAAGTGGTTATTTACCCATGTCGAGAGCTAATAATCGATGAAGGTGTTAAAGCTCGCGCGAAAGTGCTGGGAGAGAAATTCCCTCAGATAAATGAGTTAGCTCAAAAGCTAAGTGAAGGAATTACTTTTGAAGGAATGGAATCACTGGCTGCTGGCGTGGTTTCAGATTTCAAATCAATTTTGGATTACCTACCAAGTGGCTGCCAAATTTGGTTAATTGATGAGCCAAGGATTAAAACCAGATCAGTTGATTTAATAAACACGAATCAAGAGTTCCTAGAGGCAGCCTGGTCTAACTTGGCATGGAGTGATCAGGTGGATCTGCAAGTACCACTTGATTTGAGTGAAGAATTAGGCCGCGGTGGATTTTATGAGTTAGCAGAGATTTATTCTCAAGCTAAAAAATCTCAATTCACTATTCGAAACTTAAATCTTTATGCGGCAACTCCTGAAGATATTCCACTTGATTTTCTGGCAGAGATTGAAAACTATGGCAATAAATACGAGGTTGCTGTCGAAGAGATTGCTCAGTGGAATAATGAGGGCTACCAGGTTGTGTTCACAGCAGCTGCAAATGGCACTTTAAAACGTTTTTCTGAATTACTAAACGCAGCCAGTATTTCTAATCAGATTCTTAAAATCAATCAAGCTTCCCAAGATGGACTTGTAAATCTAGTTCAAAGTGATTTAAAGCATGGCTTCATCAGTGATGAGTTTAAGTTAGTTGTAGTTACTGATAAAGATATCTCAGGTCAACGATCATCAGATAAAGATCTTGCTCGAATGCCCTCTCGGCGAAAGAAGTCCATCGATCCATTGCAATTAAAAGTGGGCGATTTTGTTGTTCACGAGCAACATGGAGTTGGTAAATATCTAGAACTAATAAATCGAACTATCGCAGGAATTTCACGAGAGTTTCTAGTAATTGAATACGCCTCTTCAAAGCGGGGACAACCAGCCGATAAATTATTTGTACCCACCGATACCTTAGAACAGGTTACAAAGTATGTAGGAGGAGAAGCACCAGCACTTCATCGAATTGGTGGCGCCGACTGGCAGAACAGTAAACGAAAAGCACGCAAAGCAGTTAAGCAGATCGCAGCAGAGTTAATTCGACTTTATGCGGCAAGAATGAGTGCGCCAGGTTTTGCATTCTCACCCGATACTCCTTGGCAAAAAGAGTTAGAGGATAGTTTTGCATTTGTTGAAACAATTGATCAACAAGCAACCATTGATGAAGTAAAGCGGGACATGGAAAAACCAAACCCAATGGATCGAATTGTTTGTGGTGATGTCGGCTATGGCAAAACTGAAATTGCAGTACGTGCAGCATTTAAAGCTGTGCAAGATGGCAAACAAGTGGCAATTTTGGTTCCAACAACATTACTTGTGCAGCAGCACTTCAATACCTTCTCCACTCGCTACGCTGGCTTTCCAGTAAAGCTAGCTGCACTATCAAGATTTAACACAGCAGCGCAGACCAAAGAAGTAATCGCAGGACTTAAATCTGGAGTTGTTGATGTAGTTATTGGTACACACAGATTACTTTCAAAAGATGTTGAATTTGCAAATCTTGGATTACTTGTTGTTGATGAGGAGCAGCGCTTTGGCGTTGAACATAAAGAAGAGTTAAAAAAGGCAAGAACTAATGTGGATGTCTTAGCTATGTCTGCCACACCGATTCCAAGAACCTTAGAGATGGCTATTACTGGCATTAGAGAGATGTCGAATATAACCACGCCACCGGAAGAGCGTCATCCAGTCTTAACTTATGTTGGTCCATATGATGAAAAGCAGGTAAGTGCTGCAATAAATCGAGAGTTATTACGTGATGGACAAATATTTTTTATTCACAATCGAGTAGAAAGTATTGAAGCGGTAGCAGAGCGAATAAAGAAATTAGTCCCTGGAATTAAAATTGGAATTGCTCATGGGCAGATGAATGAGCGGGTTTTAGAAGAGGTGATTTTATCTTTTTGGAATAGAGAGTTTGATTTACTCTTGTGCACAACAATAATTGAAAGCGGAATTGATATTCCAAATGCGAACACATTAATTGTTGATCGCTCAGATTTATTTGGTTTATCCCAACTTCATCAGCTTAGAGGCCGGGTTGGAAGAAGTAGAGAGCGAGCGTATGCATACTTCTTATATCCAACAGAGCAACCAATAACTGAGTTAGCGCATGATCGCTTGACCACCATTGCGACAAATACTGATCTAGGTGCTGGAATGCAGGTTGCACTGAAGGATTTAGAGATTAGAGGAGCAGGAAATTTACTAGGCGGTGAACAATCAGGTCATATTGCTGAAGTTGGTTTTGATTTATATATGCGAATGGTTGCAGATGCTGTTGATGAATTTAAGACCGGATACTTTGATGAGAAACCTAAGAATAATGAGTGCAAGGTGGAGTTACCAGTTAATGCACACCTACCGATTGAATACATAGAGTCAGAAAGATTAAGGCTTGATCTTTATCGTCGAATTGCAGATGCACAAAATGATGAAGCATTAGCTGAAATTAGTGGAGAGCTAGTTGACCGATTTGGTCCAATCCCTGAAGCGGCGCTGGAATTAATGGCAGTTGCTTCACTACGTTTATTTGCCAAGAGCTTAGGTTTAACAGATGTTGCAATATCTGGAAAGAATCTTCGACTAACGCCAGTTGTTTTGCCAGAGTCAGCACAAATAAAACTATCTAGAATTTACCCAGGATCAATCTATAAAAATGCGACTCAAATCCTGCTGGTTGCAAGGCCTTCTACCCCCAATTGGATGGAAAGTGCGTCGGTAGGGGATACTTCTACCCTTACCTGGGTTAATTCAGTACTGAAAGAACTGATTGAGCCAATAAAACTTCGAAGTGGTAGTTAA
- a CDS encoding MazG family protein → MSSELIRLREVMDKLRSPGGCPWDAEQDHTSLLKYLLEESYEFIESIENNDRDAMQEELGDLLLQVYFHSRMAEEDAKQPFNIEDVAKSVADKLIRRHPHVFAGEVVDSSADVLENWEKQKAAEKGRTSAIDGVPLAQPALPLATKVLYRLKKLNYDLSVSEPIKLKDDVDQDQFGQILLGLITQAVDKGLDPEAALRQATKELIVQIQEHETR, encoded by the coding sequence ATGAGTTCTGAACTCATCCGATTACGCGAGGTAATGGACAAACTACGCTCACCTGGTGGATGTCCTTGGGATGCTGAGCAAGATCACACCTCACTTCTAAAGTATTTGTTGGAAGAGTCTTATGAGTTTATTGAATCAATTGAAAATAATGATCGAGATGCAATGCAAGAAGAGCTGGGCGATCTTTTATTACAGGTTTACTTTCATTCTCGAATGGCCGAAGAAGATGCCAAGCAGCCATTTAATATTGAAGATGTAGCAAAATCGGTTGCAGATAAATTAATTAGAAGACACCCTCATGTTTTTGCTGGTGAAGTAGTTGATTCAAGTGCAGATGTATTGGAGAACTGGGAGAAGCAAAAGGCAGCTGAAAAGGGGCGAACTTCAGCAATTGATGGCGTGCCACTTGCCCAACCAGCCCTACCTTTAGCAACTAAGGTTTTATATCGATTAAAGAAATTAAACTATGACCTCTCCGTTTCTGAGCCAATCAAACTCAAAGATGATGTTGATCAGGATCAATTTGGTCAGATACTTCTTGGTTTAATCACTCAAGCTGTTGATAAAGGGTTAGATCCTGAGGCTGCGCTACGTCAGGCGACAAAAGAGTTAATTGTTCAGATTCAAGAGCATGAGACAAGGTAG
- a CDS encoding MFS transporter, whose amino-acid sequence MIIPAIPIFAASFGVNKTAIGLIISSFAIMRFSSGLISGKLVDRFGERAVLGFGLFMVSFFTLLTALSQSYGQLLTFRSLGGLGSSMFSVSAGSLLMRSVNDDVRARAQSLYNGGFLLGGITGPAFGGVLSAISLRAPFFVYSTTLAIAGMIALVFLSEKRLGKKVDAPTAQIGQTTLGEAFKLRPYQVALMLAFINNWILFGLRSSILPLFVTEKLNSTAAIAGLGLTIGALVQGVFMLRAGKYSDTKGRKAAFLFGSAFVLFGILMLAFTTNTALYFISMALFGLGGAYVGTAPGSVVGDIIKGRGGQVIAAWQMAGDAGMIFGPVIVGLLTDIFSYQVAFLVSAGIWMIAMLLATILPETRLSHLENDLIPDKNKQEL is encoded by the coding sequence TTGATAATTCCAGCAATTCCAATCTTTGCTGCATCCTTTGGCGTGAATAAGACTGCAATTGGTTTAATCATCTCAAGCTTTGCAATTATGCGCTTCTCCTCTGGTTTGATCTCAGGCAAATTAGTTGATCGATTTGGTGAGCGAGCAGTTCTTGGCTTTGGTTTGTTTATGGTTTCATTTTTCACATTACTGACTGCGCTCTCACAAAGCTATGGCCAACTGCTTACATTCAGATCTCTAGGTGGTCTTGGCTCATCAATGTTTTCAGTTTCCGCTGGTTCCTTACTTATGCGCTCAGTCAATGATGATGTTAGAGCCCGAGCTCAATCACTATATAACGGTGGTTTTTTACTAGGTGGAATTACCGGACCAGCTTTTGGTGGAGTTCTTTCGGCTATTTCACTTCGCGCACCATTTTTTGTTTACTCAACTACTTTGGCAATTGCTGGAATGATTGCATTAGTTTTCTTAAGCGAGAAGCGATTGGGTAAAAAGGTTGATGCTCCAACAGCTCAGATTGGGCAAACTACCTTAGGTGAGGCATTTAAATTACGCCCATACCAGGTTGCATTAATGCTGGCCTTTATAAACAACTGGATATTGTTTGGATTAAGATCTTCAATCTTGCCCTTATTTGTTACTGAAAAATTAAATTCAACGGCTGCAATTGCAGGTCTTGGTTTAACTATTGGAGCGCTAGTGCAAGGTGTTTTTATGTTGCGCGCTGGAAAATACTCTGACACCAAAGGAAGAAAGGCTGCTTTCTTATTTGGTAGTGCATTTGTTTTGTTTGGCATATTGATGTTGGCATTTACCACTAACACTGCGCTTTACTTCATTTCAATGGCGTTATTTGGATTAGGTGGGGCTTATGTTGGAACTGCGCCAGGCAGCGTTGTTGGCGACATTATTAAAGGCCGTGGCGGGCAAGTGATTGCAGCCTGGCAGATGGCAGGAGATGCTGGCATGATTTTCGGTCCAGTAATAGTTGGTTTGTTAACCGATATTTTTAGTTACCAAGTAGCTTTCTTAGTATCTGCTGGAATTTGGATGATTGCAATGTTGCTTGCAACTATTTTGCCTGAGACTAGGTTGTCGCATTTAGAAAATGATTTAATTCCAGACAAAAATAAACAGGAGCTGTGA
- a CDS encoding Bax inhibitor-1/YccA family membrane protein produces the protein MKSSNPVLGKAFNQPTTMRVDQLEQSYNAPAASSMRTGRMTIEDVVAKTGFLFTILVVVGALAWSANLGMGAVLIGFLGGFVLAMVISFSKNIKPGLVVAYAGLEGLALGTLSSYYESFYPGIVSQAVIGTVAAFAGVLVMYRNGTLRATPQFTRAVIGAAIGYFILGLVSLIASFFGVGQGYGFYGVSGLGLLLAVAGVGLASLFLVLDFDQIEKGVAAGVPEKESWRASFGLMVTVVWLYLEVLRLISILRNDR, from the coding sequence ATGAAAAGCTCAAACCCTGTACTTGGAAAGGCATTTAATCAACCGACAACTATGCGCGTTGATCAACTAGAGCAAAGTTATAACGCTCCAGCCGCCTCATCAATGCGAACAGGTCGCATGACAATTGAAGATGTCGTTGCGAAAACTGGATTTCTATTTACGATATTAGTTGTTGTTGGTGCGCTCGCTTGGAGTGCAAACCTTGGAATGGGCGCAGTCTTAATCGGTTTCCTTGGCGGATTTGTATTAGCGATGGTTATTAGCTTTAGTAAAAACATTAAGCCTGGACTTGTAGTCGCATATGCTGGCCTAGAAGGTTTAGCACTTGGAACTTTAAGCAGTTACTACGAATCTTTCTATCCAGGAATTGTTAGCCAAGCGGTAATTGGAACAGTCGCAGCATTTGCTGGTGTGTTAGTTATGTACCGAAATGGAACACTAAGAGCGACTCCACAATTTACTCGTGCGGTAATCGGCGCAGCAATTGGTTACTTCATTCTTGGACTTGTCTCACTTATTGCTTCATTCTTTGGCGTAGGTCAAGGTTATGGTTTTTACGGAGTATCTGGTCTTGGATTACTTCTAGCAGTTGCTGGAGTTGGACTTGCAAGCCTTTTCTTGGTTCTAGATTTTGATCAAATTGAAAAGGGTGTTGCAGCTGGAGTTCCTGAGAAAGAATCATGGAGAGCATCTTTTGGCTTAATGGTCACCGTAGTGTGGCTATACCTTGAGGTTCTGCGTTTGATTTCAATTCTTCGAAACGACCGCTAA
- a CDS encoding SurA N-terminal domain-containing protein — protein MKLFKKLISPLLVALLLAGCSSMSSGVKVGDQEFTSAEIQKTVDEILASRKNVDTSGMDLVVGPELLRDQAQFFIVRVLMDKIAKDMFVTVTPADVAARRADVITRLGSESELPAALVGANLAASNFESYLRVLIISERLDENFIKSGVSESDAPKFVEQLVIETASKMGIKVNSKYGKWNADNASIQASDATDGAVTEQP, from the coding sequence ATGAAATTGTTTAAGAAATTGATCTCACCATTATTGGTGGCACTTCTACTTGCTGGTTGTTCAAGCATGAGCAGTGGAGTAAAAGTTGGAGATCAAGAGTTCACCTCTGCAGAGATTCAAAAGACTGTTGATGAAATATTGGCATCACGTAAAAATGTTGATACATCTGGAATGGATTTAGTTGTTGGCCCAGAATTACTCCGCGATCAAGCACAATTTTTCATTGTAAGAGTTTTAATGGACAAAATTGCAAAAGATATGTTTGTGACTGTAACTCCAGCTGATGTAGCAGCACGTAGGGCTGATGTAATCACACGGCTAGGAAGTGAAAGTGAATTACCAGCAGCACTTGTTGGCGCTAACTTAGCAGCCTCTAATTTTGAATCTTATTTGCGCGTTTTAATTATCTCTGAGCGTCTTGATGAGAACTTCATTAAATCTGGAGTTTCAGAGAGTGATGCGCCAAAATTTGTTGAACAACTTGTAATTGAAACTGCGAGCAAAATGGGAATCAAAGTGAATTCTAAGTACGGTAAATGGAATGCTGATAATGCATCGATTCAAGCAAGTGATGCAACTGATGGCGCAGTAACTGAACAACCTTAA
- the eno gene encoding phosphopyruvate hydratase — protein sequence MSVINSVTAREILDSRGNPTVEVEVRLEDKSIGRAAVPSGASTGAFEAAELRDGGSRYLGKGVETAVKNVALKIAPAVIGMKADDQRLLDAKMIALDGTKNKSSLGANAILGVSLATARAAAISSNQSLFKYLGGHSAKTLPVPMMNILNGGAHADTNVDIQEFMIAPIGAQSFKESLRWGAEIYHSLKSVLKKKGLATSIGDEGGFAPNLESNRAALDLILVAIENAGFKAGTQIALAMDVAATEFFEDGKYKFEGKLLTSEQMIAYYSELVSAYPLVSIEDPLDEDDWSGWAKLTAELGEKIQIVGDDLFVTNIERLTKGIESKTANALLVKVNQIGSLTETIDAVNLAHKNNYKSMMSHRSGETEDTTIADLAVALNCGQIKTGAPARSERVAKYNQLLRIEEELGSDAIYAGRSAFPRFKK from the coding sequence GTGTCAGTTATTAACTCTGTGACCGCTAGAGAAATCTTAGATTCTCGAGGAAACCCAACTGTTGAGGTAGAGGTTAGATTAGAAGATAAAAGTATTGGCCGCGCCGCTGTTCCAAGTGGTGCGTCAACTGGCGCCTTTGAAGCCGCTGAACTTCGCGATGGTGGATCAAGGTATTTAGGAAAAGGTGTTGAAACTGCCGTAAAAAATGTAGCGTTAAAAATTGCGCCTGCTGTAATTGGCATGAAGGCAGATGATCAAAGGTTGCTAGATGCAAAAATGATTGCACTAGATGGCACAAAAAATAAATCATCTCTTGGCGCAAATGCAATATTAGGAGTTTCACTTGCTACCGCACGTGCTGCAGCTATTTCTTCAAATCAATCACTATTTAAATATTTAGGTGGGCATAGTGCTAAAACACTGCCAGTGCCAATGATGAACATTTTAAATGGCGGAGCACACGCTGATACAAATGTTGATATTCAAGAATTTATGATCGCACCAATTGGTGCCCAAAGCTTCAAAGAATCATTAAGGTGGGGCGCTGAGATTTATCACAGTCTTAAATCAGTTCTTAAGAAAAAAGGTTTAGCGACCAGCATCGGTGATGAGGGTGGATTTGCTCCAAACTTGGAGAGTAATCGCGCAGCATTAGATTTGATTTTAGTTGCAATTGAAAATGCTGGGTTTAAAGCTGGTACTCAGATCGCGCTAGCAATGGATGTGGCTGCAACTGAGTTTTTTGAAGATGGGAAATATAAGTTTGAAGGTAAGTTGTTAACTTCAGAGCAGATGATCGCCTACTACAGCGAATTAGTTTCAGCCTATCCATTGGTTTCTATTGAAGATCCATTGGACGAGGATGATTGGAGCGGTTGGGCTAAATTAACTGCAGAATTAGGTGAAAAAATCCAGATTGTTGGCGATGATCTATTTGTTACCAATATAGAGCGCTTAACTAAGGGTATTGAAAGTAAAACCGCAAATGCTTTACTTGTTAAGGTAAATCAAATTGGCAGTTTGACTGAAACTATTGATGCGGTCAATCTAGCTCATAAAAATAATTACAAATCAATGATGAGCCATCGATCTGGTGAAACTGAAGACACCACAATTGCTGATTTAGCAGTTGCGTTAAATTGTGGTCAGATTAAAACTGGTGCACCAGCAAGGTCTGAACGTGTTGCTAAATACAACCAACTACTTCGAATTGAAGAGGAGTTGGGTTCAGATGCAATTTATGCTGGCCGCTCAGCCTTTCCAAGATTTAAGAAGTAA
- a CDS encoding FtsB family cell division protein: MARRRFFAAGLISSSKKSIQSGLKKRGLSNRALIVGIVLFVVAITLAPPIQHYFTQRAQINSLKTQISDNQAMLDKAAAELAQWDDPEYVASQARARLHFVFPGERQYIVVGNDEITGDDQQTKISGQLPVGLPWYSRLISSITSTNVNN; this comes from the coding sequence ATGGCTCGGCGTAGATTTTTTGCAGCAGGGCTAATTTCATCATCAAAGAAAAGTATTCAATCTGGATTAAAAAAACGAGGATTATCTAATCGAGCGTTAATTGTTGGAATTGTTCTCTTTGTTGTTGCTATTACCTTGGCGCCGCCAATTCAACATTACTTCACGCAACGTGCTCAAATAAATTCATTAAAAACTCAAATTTCAGATAATCAAGCAATGTTGGATAAGGCAGCTGCTGAACTAGCCCAATGGGATGATCCTGAGTATGTGGCAAGTCAAGCCAGAGCAAGATTGCATTTTGTATTTCCAGGTGAGCGACAATACATAGTTGTCGGTAATGATGAGATTACGGGGGATGATCAACAGACAAAAATCTCTGGTCAACTTCCAGTTGGTCTACCTTGGTATTCAAGGTTGATTTCATCAATTACTAGCACCAATGTAAATAACTAA
- a CDS encoding DUF501 domain-containing protein, producing MVKPVDAFVAEKPTDKDLETVAAQLGRAPRDVSAVAHRCPCGQVDVVQTPPRLADGTPFPTFYYATCPRLTGAISTLESSGLMTQMNERLQNDPQLAGEYLAAHVDYEAARSALAKQENLEVPEITGVTAGGMPDRVKCLHSLVAHSLAAGVGVNPLGDEALSALEPWWLNKPCSEISNLLDEVE from the coding sequence ATGGTTAAACCAGTCGATGCATTTGTGGCAGAAAAACCAACAGATAAAGATTTAGAAACTGTAGCTGCCCAACTTGGTAGGGCGCCAAGAGATGTTTCAGCAGTTGCACATCGCTGTCCATGTGGGCAAGTAGATGTTGTTCAAACTCCACCACGATTAGCTGATGGCACACCATTTCCAACTTTTTATTATGCAACCTGTCCAAGACTTACAGGAGCGATTTCAACCTTAGAAAGCTCAGGATTGATGACGCAGATGAACGAGCGATTACAAAATGATCCACAGCTTGCTGGTGAATATTTAGCAGCACATGTTGATTATGAAGCGGCAAGAAGTGCGCTAGCTAAACAAGAAAACCTTGAGGTGCCAGAAATTACTGGAGTTACCGCCGGTGGCATGCCAGATCGAGTGAAATGTCTGCACTCACTAGTGGCTCATTCATTAGCAGCTGGAGTTGGTGTTAATCCACTGGGGGATGAAGCACTTAGCGCACTAGAACCTTGGTGGTTAAATAAACCTTGTTCTGAGATTAGTAATTTATTAGATGAGGTGGAGTAA
- a CDS encoding Ppx/GppA phosphatase family protein, with protein sequence MSRVAAIDCGTNSIRLLIADITNGNFKEVVREMEIVRLGQGVDQNKSFHPDAIARTLNAVEKFSAQISSKGVEKVRFCATSATRDATNRNIFTDGVKEILGIEVEVIPGEEEAELSFIGATKELSQNEGPFLVVDIGGGSTEFVYGGEKVSAAKSVNIGCVRMSERHLNTQPPSMAQIAQAIVDIDIAIAEAAKVVPISEAKSLIAVAGTATTVAAAALNLESYDRYLIHLARVPAQSVHKVAGMFQSMSKEEISALGYMHPGRVDVITAGALVLSRIMAATGASEFIASESDILDGIAWSLTK encoded by the coding sequence TTGAGTAGAGTTGCAGCAATTGATTGTGGCACTAACTCAATTCGCCTTTTAATTGCCGATATAACCAATGGCAATTTCAAAGAGGTTGTGCGCGAGATGGAGATTGTCAGACTTGGCCAGGGAGTTGACCAAAATAAATCTTTTCACCCAGATGCAATCGCTAGAACTCTTAACGCAGTTGAAAAATTCAGCGCACAAATAAGTAGTAAAGGTGTGGAGAAAGTTAGATTTTGTGCAACTAGTGCAACAAGGGATGCTACGAATCGCAATATCTTTACCGATGGTGTTAAGGAAATCTTAGGCATTGAGGTTGAGGTAATTCCAGGTGAGGAAGAGGCAGAGTTATCTTTTATTGGCGCCACCAAAGAGTTATCGCAAAATGAAGGACCATTTCTAGTAGTTGATATTGGCGGAGGATCTACCGAGTTTGTTTATGGTGGTGAAAAAGTAAGTGCGGCAAAGAGTGTAAATATCGGTTGCGTTCGAATGAGTGAGCGACATTTAAATACCCAGCCACCATCTATGGCGCAGATCGCTCAAGCAATTGTTGATATTGATATTGCAATTGCTGAGGCAGCTAAAGTTGTTCCAATCTCTGAGGCTAAAAGTTTGATTGCAGTTGCAGGAACTGCGACCACAGTTGCAGCAGCTGCTCTAAATTTAGAAAGCTATGATCGATATTTAATTCACCTTGCAAGAGTTCCTGCGCAATCAGTTCACAAAGTGGCTGGCATGTTTCAATCAATGAGTAAGGAAGAAATTTCTGCCCTTGGTTATATGCACCCTGGCCGAGTGGATGTAATTACCGCAGGTGCCTTGGTTTTATCTAGAATCATGGCGGCAACTGGGGCCAGTGAATTCATTGCATCTGAGTCAGATATTTTGGATGGAATTGCTTGGTCACTTACAAAGTAG